One Cryobacterium roopkundense genomic region harbors:
- a CDS encoding stealth family protein encodes MATIDIPDAQPDAHFSANGSLSPDDLPTNTEYAPSGAEHIPAPLLNPEPELVLVTPDARTRRFNRDDLVVRKGEIALINGHFTPHESMVKDLVAVHDALQAAGIDFLLVRGDHDRPVIAVDRKRRKQITRILATAFANEPFYAKPLDGNQTLPLLLADGVLTTMRKSSVFRVYRPRIEPIGRLRYGAETAFQLELWRFGDEEIIAPVENALMRTRLPRSEARETTIELYGRTWLTLQNMFDDLASDVSFDIDLVFSWVDGSSDEFQRERAKRMQSYVVGEGDDSDARFRQIDELKYALRSVYMFAPWIRRIFIATDSAAPVWLADHPRVTIMRSEDFFVDTSVLPIHNSHAVESQLHHIPGLAEHFLYSNDDMFFGRPVGPEMFFSPGGITKFVEASTRIGLGENDPTRSGFENAARVNRALLHGRFGKVTTRHLEHTPAPMRKSVLLELEKEFPEDFARTAASRFRSATDISVTNSLYHYYALMTGRAVEQTQARSMYIETTLRVALRQMNRLRKRRDQDMFCLNDGSNPEITPDVRRAAVTLFLDRYFPIVAPWERSSAFTSSEPGSAWSVAARAMQARFPTG; translated from the coding sequence ATGGCGACAATCGATATTCCGGACGCACAACCGGACGCGCACTTCAGCGCCAACGGTTCGCTCAGCCCCGACGATTTGCCCACGAACACCGAGTACGCCCCATCCGGCGCCGAGCACATTCCGGCCCCGCTCCTCAACCCGGAGCCCGAGCTCGTGCTCGTCACACCGGATGCCCGCACTCGCCGCTTCAACCGCGACGACCTGGTCGTGCGTAAGGGTGAAATAGCCCTCATCAACGGTCACTTCACCCCGCACGAATCGATGGTGAAAGACCTCGTTGCCGTACACGATGCCCTGCAGGCAGCCGGCATCGACTTCCTGCTCGTTCGCGGCGACCACGACCGCCCGGTGATCGCCGTCGATCGCAAGCGTCGCAAGCAGATCACCCGCATCCTCGCCACGGCCTTCGCCAACGAACCCTTCTACGCCAAGCCGCTCGACGGCAACCAGACGCTCCCGCTGCTGCTGGCCGACGGCGTGTTGACGACAATGCGCAAATCGTCGGTCTTTCGGGTGTACCGCCCCCGCATCGAGCCGATCGGCCGGCTGCGCTACGGCGCCGAAACCGCGTTCCAGCTCGAACTGTGGCGCTTCGGCGACGAGGAGATTATCGCTCCGGTGGAGAATGCGCTCATGCGCACCCGCCTGCCGCGTTCGGAAGCGCGCGAAACCACTATCGAGCTCTACGGACGCACCTGGCTGACGTTGCAGAACATGTTCGACGACCTCGCGAGCGACGTGAGCTTCGACATCGACCTCGTCTTCTCCTGGGTCGACGGCTCCTCCGACGAGTTCCAGCGCGAGCGTGCCAAGCGCATGCAGAGCTACGTAGTGGGCGAGGGCGACGACTCGGATGCGCGGTTCCGCCAGATCGACGAACTCAAATACGCGCTCCGCAGCGTGTACATGTTCGCGCCCTGGATCCGTCGAATCTTCATCGCCACCGACTCAGCGGCGCCGGTGTGGCTCGCCGACCACCCGCGCGTCACGATCATGCGCAGCGAAGACTTTTTCGTGGACACGAGCGTGCTCCCCATCCACAACTCGCACGCTGTGGAGAGCCAGCTGCACCACATCCCCGGGCTCGCCGAGCACTTCCTGTACTCCAATGACGACATGTTCTTCGGTCGTCCGGTCGGTCCGGAGATGTTCTTCTCACCCGGTGGAATCACGAAGTTTGTCGAGGCATCCACTCGCATCGGTCTGGGTGAGAACGACCCAACGCGCAGCGGATTCGAGAACGCCGCGCGCGTGAACCGCGCCCTGCTGCACGGCCGCTTCGGCAAGGTCACCACGCGTCACCTCGAGCACACCCCCGCACCGATGCGCAAGAGCGTGCTCCTCGAGCTGGAGAAGGAGTTCCCTGAGGACTTCGCCCGCACGGCGGCGAGCCGCTTCCGCTCGGCGACCGATATCTCGGTGACGAACTCGCTCTACCACTACTACGCGCTGATGACGGGGCGTGCTGTCGAGCAGACCCAGGCCCGGTCGATGTACATCGAAACCACGTTGCGGGTGGCGCTTCGGCAGATGAACCGGCTGCGCAAACGGCGGGACCAAGACATGTTCTGCCTCAACGACGGCAGCAATCCCGAGATCACACCCGACGTGCGCCGCGCGGCCGTGACTCTCTTCCTCGACCGGTACTTTCCGATCGTGGCGCCTTGGGAGCGCTCGAGCGCCTTTACGAGCTCAGAACCGGGATCGGCCTGGTCAGTGGCGGCTCGCGCCATGCAGGCACGGTTCCCGACGGGGTAA
- a CDS encoding NADP-dependent oxidoreductase, whose product MARYVMFDEFGGPDVLHIVHDGRPEAGRGELRVRVRFAGLNPVDYKILHGGEAAVRYNAVPPCGNGNDFSGVVDEVGDGVTGFVVGDAVFGGKRMQGQADWVVIDATRVIRLPDGLTFEQAGALDIAGRAAWASVRQLGLGADDTVLVSAAAGGVGVIACQLALRAGATVIGTASAGQHDFLRGLGVIPVEYGPGLVDRVRAVSDRVTAVLDYHGPETIDAGLTLGVPGARINTIAARGHRTGTGVTDVGGQAASLADLAQLAALIAAGAVVLPIDSVYPLEQVREAYARLMGGHLRGKIVLAVS is encoded by the coding sequence ATGGCTCGATATGTGATGTTCGACGAATTCGGCGGACCCGACGTTCTCCACATTGTGCACGACGGACGGCCGGAGGCGGGCCGCGGCGAGCTACGCGTTCGCGTACGTTTCGCCGGCCTCAACCCGGTGGACTACAAGATCTTGCACGGCGGTGAGGCCGCCGTGCGCTACAACGCGGTTCCGCCGTGTGGCAACGGCAACGACTTCTCCGGCGTCGTCGACGAGGTGGGCGACGGCGTCACGGGCTTCGTCGTGGGCGACGCCGTGTTCGGCGGTAAGCGGATGCAGGGCCAAGCCGACTGGGTGGTGATCGACGCGACCCGGGTCATCCGCTTGCCCGATGGGCTCACGTTTGAGCAGGCGGGAGCGCTCGACATTGCCGGACGTGCCGCCTGGGCGAGCGTGCGGCAGCTGGGGCTCGGCGCCGACGACACCGTGCTCGTGAGCGCAGCAGCTGGCGGCGTGGGCGTGATCGCGTGCCAGCTTGCGCTGCGGGCCGGGGCGACAGTGATCGGCACCGCGAGCGCCGGGCAGCACGATTTTCTGCGCGGCCTCGGGGTGATTCCGGTGGAGTACGGGCCCGGGCTCGTCGACCGGGTGCGCGCCGTGAGTGACCGGGTCACCGCCGTGCTGGATTACCACGGACCGGAGACGATTGACGCGGGGCTGACCCTCGGTGTTCCGGGTGCCCGAATCAACACGATCGCCGCGCGCGGCCACCGAACGGGAACGGGCGTGACGGACGTGGGCGGCCAAGCCGCAAGCCTCGCCGACCTCGCGCAACTCGCCGCCCTGATCGCGGCCGGTGCCGTGGTGCTGCCCATTGATAGCGTCTATCCCCTCGAGCAGGTGCGCGAGGCCTACGCCCGTCTGATGGGCGGCCACCTGCGCGGCAAGATCGTGCTCGCCGTCTCGTAG
- a CDS encoding VOC family protein, which produces MEQRVSLITLAVADTAVSYRFYIEGLGWEAKMYVPGEVLFITVGAQLVLSLWSEAEFEQEAGPINRGSGTAPVMLAHNVATPAEVDTILAEAVTAGARLIAAGKQAAWGGYSGYFADPDGYHWEVAYNPDAIGQAVLDTE; this is translated from the coding sequence ATGGAACAACGCGTCAGCCTCATCACCCTCGCCGTTGCCGATACCGCGGTGTCGTACCGCTTCTACATCGAGGGGCTCGGCTGGGAAGCGAAGATGTACGTGCCCGGGGAGGTGCTGTTCATCACGGTGGGCGCGCAGCTCGTGCTCTCGTTGTGGAGCGAAGCGGAGTTCGAGCAGGAGGCGGGACCGATCAACCGAGGCAGCGGTACCGCCCCGGTGATGCTCGCCCACAACGTGGCCACCCCGGCCGAGGTGGACACCATCCTCGCGGAGGCCGTCACGGCCGGCGCCCGCCTGATCGCCGCCGGGAAGCAGGCCGCATGGGGTGGATACAGCGGGTACTTCGCTGATCCCGATGGTTATCACTGGGAGGTGGCGTACAACCCCGACGCCATCGGCCAGGCCGTGCTCGACACCGAGTGA
- a CDS encoding DUF1761 domain-containing protein: MVPEINIWAVLLATASSMVVGAIWYSKRVFGTYWMKAVGHDEESIKSGSAAPLVITAVVSFITAAVLAGAAAIAQNFYGGGFLPNTLLTSVILWAGFTAARMVTHDAFDRRPAGLTVLNLAHELVTILLMALIIGLFGINAA; the protein is encoded by the coding sequence ATGGTTCCCGAGATCAACATCTGGGCAGTTCTGCTCGCCACCGCCTCGAGCATGGTCGTGGGCGCGATCTGGTATTCCAAGCGAGTCTTCGGAACCTACTGGATGAAGGCCGTCGGCCACGACGAAGAAAGCATTAAGTCGGGCTCGGCAGCTCCGCTCGTCATTACGGCTGTCGTTAGCTTTATCACCGCAGCCGTGCTTGCCGGAGCGGCCGCCATTGCGCAGAACTTCTATGGCGGCGGCTTCCTGCCGAATACGCTCCTGACCTCGGTTATTCTCTGGGCAGGGTTCACGGCCGCGCGCATGGTCACCCACGATGCCTTCGATCGACGCCCGGCGGGCCTGACCGTGCTCAACCTGGCACACGAGCTCGTCACGATTCTGCTGATGGCCCTGATCATCGGACTCTTCGGCATCAATGCGGCGTAG
- a CDS encoding phosphodiesterase: protein MSIRTAEYPRPDHFLLHLSDTHLLAGGNRLYGSVDVDAHLRGLFAEVEASGARPEAIVFTGDLADKGEPGAYERLREIVDPVAARLGARVIWVMGNHDDRAAFRTGLLDQPPGQAPLDEPVNRVFELNGLRLITLDSSVPGHHYGEISPESLAWLAHELRVPAPDGTILAMHHPPVPSVLDLAVSVELRNQHPLAEVLRGTDVRSIIAGHLHYSSTATFAGIPVSVASATCYTQDLNVPVGGTLGRDGARAFNLVHVFPDTVLHSVVPLGSYPTLDYIDAAESQRRLRESEIVVTPSGTVPAWREPPLTRPIPVLSS from the coding sequence GTGAGCATTCGAACGGCCGAATACCCTCGGCCGGACCATTTCCTGTTACACCTGAGCGATACCCACCTGCTGGCGGGGGGTAATCGCCTCTACGGCAGTGTGGATGTGGACGCTCATCTTCGCGGCCTCTTCGCCGAGGTGGAAGCCTCAGGCGCTCGGCCGGAGGCCATCGTCTTCACGGGTGACCTCGCCGACAAGGGCGAACCGGGCGCCTACGAGCGGCTGCGAGAAATTGTCGATCCCGTCGCCGCGCGCCTCGGCGCTCGGGTGATCTGGGTGATGGGCAATCACGACGACCGGGCGGCCTTCCGCACAGGCCTGCTCGACCAGCCGCCCGGCCAAGCGCCGCTGGACGAGCCGGTGAACCGGGTTTTCGAACTCAACGGCCTGCGCCTGATCACCCTCGACTCGAGCGTGCCCGGCCACCACTATGGGGAGATCTCACCGGAGTCGCTCGCCTGGCTCGCACACGAGCTCAGAGTGCCGGCCCCCGACGGCACCATCCTCGCCATGCACCACCCGCCCGTGCCGAGCGTGCTCGACCTCGCGGTGTCTGTGGAACTGCGCAACCAGCATCCGTTAGCAGAAGTGCTCCGTGGCACCGACGTGCGCAGCATCATCGCCGGCCACCTGCACTACTCCTCCACGGCCACCTTCGCGGGCATCCCGGTGTCGGTCGCATCGGCCACCTGCTACACGCAGGACCTCAACGTGCCGGTCGGAGGCACGCTCGGCCGCGACGGTGCCCGGGCGTTCAACCTGGTACATGTCTTTCCGGACACAGTGCTGCACTCCGTCGTGCCACTCGGCAGTTACCCGACGCTCGACTACATCGATGCCGCCGAAAGCCAGCGCCGCCTGCGCGAGTCGGAGATCGTGGTTACCCCGTCGGGAACCGTGCCTGCATGGCGCGAGCCGCCACTGACCAGGCCGATCCCGGTTCTGAGCTCGTAA
- a CDS encoding phosphatase PAP2 family protein, with protein MAGAAVACWNVRFSFPHESARYLGGAALVSVAFIALYVFFVTIQAGQYADQLAYDGAQFGRRSVTPFTAELLDSVPTVSLVLGLIGTVAIALKRRNWRTLLVALGVAAAAVVSAQLLKYGVLQRPDLGVTGYAGNSFPSGHTTVAAASALVVFLVSGPRMRPVLAVGGTAFAVLAGVSTLANQWHRPSDVIASMLCVAFWGCVGGAVLAWPGLAWAGADAPVRRAAGGGTRRRASAVMRPLRWVLLPFAALAGLALAGTFLFDFGESADLLVAYIGGVASIVTSGLLLALCGIRLFARLP; from the coding sequence TTGGCTGGTGCCGCTGTGGCATGCTGGAATGTGCGCTTCTCCTTTCCCCACGAATCCGCGCGATACCTCGGCGGAGCCGCGCTGGTGTCGGTGGCGTTCATCGCCCTCTACGTGTTCTTTGTCACGATCCAGGCCGGCCAGTACGCCGACCAGTTGGCCTACGACGGTGCACAATTCGGGCGTCGCAGCGTCACGCCGTTCACGGCAGAACTGCTGGATTCCGTGCCCACGGTATCGTTGGTGCTCGGGCTGATCGGAACCGTGGCTATCGCCCTGAAGCGCCGCAACTGGCGCACTCTCCTCGTGGCGCTCGGTGTGGCCGCGGCGGCCGTGGTGTCGGCCCAACTGCTGAAGTACGGCGTGCTTCAGCGCCCGGACCTCGGCGTGACGGGCTACGCCGGAAATTCTTTCCCCTCGGGGCACACAACGGTGGCGGCGGCATCCGCTCTCGTGGTCTTTCTCGTCTCGGGTCCGCGGATGCGCCCGGTTCTTGCCGTGGGAGGCACCGCCTTCGCCGTTCTGGCGGGGGTCTCCACGCTTGCGAACCAGTGGCATCGCCCGAGCGACGTGATCGCCTCGATGCTGTGCGTGGCGTTCTGGGGCTGCGTCGGGGGAGCGGTGCTCGCCTGGCCGGGCCTCGCGTGGGCGGGAGCGGATGCGCCCGTGCGCCGGGCAGCCGGCGGAGGCACGCGGCGACGGGCATCCGCTGTGATGCGACCGTTGCGCTGGGTGCTGCTGCCGTTCGCGGCGCTCGCCGGGCTCGCGCTCGCGGGCACATTCCTGTTCGACTTCGGGGAATCGGCCGACCTGCTCGTGGCGTACATCGGCGGAGTGGCATCGATTGTGACCTCCGGGCTGCTGCTTGCGCTCTGCGGCATCCGTCTGTTTGCCCGGTTGCCCTGA
- a CDS encoding aldo/keto reductase, protein MTNSVPTITLNDGHTIPQLGFGVFKVDPAETTRIVRDALEVGYRHIDTAAIYGNEEGVGAALAESGVARDDLFITTKLWNDRQGTESAFAAFEESLEKLGLDYVDMYLIHWPAPANDKFVESWKALEKIRESGRARSIGVSNFLVPHLERLLGETDIVPVVNQIELHPAHQQREVTEFSREHGVHIEAWGPLGQGKYPLFDELVVADAAQEHGKSPAQVVIRWHLQTGNILFPKSNRRERMIENFDVFDFELSSTEVAMISSLERAGRVSAHPNDVN, encoded by the coding sequence ATGACGAATTCTGTACCCACGATCACCCTCAATGACGGCCACACCATTCCGCAGCTCGGTTTCGGAGTGTTCAAGGTCGATCCCGCCGAGACGACTCGCATCGTGCGGGACGCTCTTGAGGTGGGCTACCGGCACATCGACACCGCAGCGATTTACGGCAACGAGGAGGGCGTCGGTGCGGCGCTCGCCGAGTCCGGCGTGGCCCGCGATGACCTCTTCATCACCACGAAGCTCTGGAACGACCGCCAGGGCACCGAGTCGGCCTTCGCCGCCTTCGAGGAGAGCCTCGAGAAGCTCGGCCTCGACTACGTCGACATGTACCTGATCCACTGGCCGGCTCCCGCGAACGACAAGTTCGTCGAGAGCTGGAAGGCCCTCGAGAAGATCCGCGAGAGCGGTCGCGCCCGGTCCATCGGAGTCTCGAACTTCCTCGTGCCGCACCTCGAGCGACTGCTCGGTGAGACCGATATCGTTCCCGTGGTCAACCAGATCGAACTGCATCCCGCGCACCAGCAGCGCGAGGTCACGGAGTTCTCCCGCGAGCATGGCGTGCACATCGAGGCGTGGGGCCCGCTTGGACAGGGCAAGTACCCGCTCTTCGACGAGCTGGTTGTGGCGGATGCCGCCCAGGAGCACGGCAAATCGCCCGCCCAGGTGGTCATCCGCTGGCACCTGCAGACCGGAAACATCTTGTTCCCGAAGTCGAACCGACGCGAGCGCATGATTGAGAACTTCGACGTGTTCGACTTCGAGCTCAGCTCCACCGAGGTCGCGATGATCTCCTCCCTTGAGCGCGCCGGCCGCGTTTCCGCGCACCCGAACGACGTCAACTAG
- a CDS encoding thioredoxin domain-containing protein, translated as MPNLLADAISPYLRSHADNPVNWQGWGAEAFAEAQERDLPVLVSIGYSTCHWCHVMARESFSDPELAEYLNAHFVSIKVDREEHPDVDASYLAAASAFVQGLGWPLNVFVTPEGRAFHAGTYFPPQPMQGHPSFRQVLEAVADAWATRRPEVTAGAARVAEALAESALQSRATGTLPTEAVFERAVAELAASEDARFGGFGGAPKFPVAPALGFLLGRIDGRDLALRTLMRMGASPLRDPVEGGFFRYAVNRDWSDPHYERMLYDNAQLLDLYTQAWKLTGESWAARVAEGVGEFLTEVMQLQEGGFASAQDSESMVGGERVEGGYYALDEHGRRAEVPPALDEKVLTGWNGLAIAALARAGFAFARTEFTASARSAADYLLARHVRPDGTLVRASVPGRGVIGRGVAGRTSTAQATLEDFGMGARGLLELSLATGEASYAVAARRLIDGTLDTATDTTPFRVPNGADPVLAAQGLAIDLDPSEGAYPSGLTATAEASQLLYLLTADDRYRVAAEAGMALVAALAPDRPLAYGAALRLLNALGSPAEQLVVVTGLPDAEPKGTGRGLIDAARRHATGLVAGVTEAQARAFADAGFELFEGRISPTTPATAYLCRDFVCALPVTTGSELDTLSAR; from the coding sequence ATGCCCAACCTCCTCGCCGATGCCATCAGCCCCTACCTGCGCTCGCACGCCGACAACCCGGTGAACTGGCAGGGCTGGGGCGCTGAGGCCTTCGCCGAGGCTCAGGAACGCGACCTGCCCGTTCTCGTGTCGATCGGCTACTCCACCTGCCACTGGTGCCACGTGATGGCGCGCGAGAGCTTCAGCGATCCCGAGCTGGCCGAGTACCTCAACGCCCACTTCGTGAGCATCAAGGTAGATCGCGAGGAACACCCCGATGTCGACGCGAGCTACCTCGCCGCCGCGAGCGCCTTCGTTCAGGGCCTCGGCTGGCCGCTCAACGTGTTCGTCACGCCAGAGGGCCGGGCCTTCCACGCCGGCACCTATTTTCCGCCGCAGCCGATGCAGGGCCATCCCTCGTTTCGACAGGTGCTTGAAGCCGTAGCGGATGCGTGGGCCACCCGGCGCCCGGAGGTCACGGCCGGCGCTGCACGCGTTGCCGAGGCCCTCGCGGAGTCCGCCCTGCAGTCGCGCGCCACGGGCACACTGCCGACCGAGGCCGTGTTCGAACGCGCGGTGGCCGAACTCGCCGCCTCCGAGGACGCCCGGTTCGGCGGCTTCGGGGGAGCGCCGAAGTTTCCAGTGGCACCGGCGCTCGGCTTTCTCCTGGGCCGCATCGACGGCCGGGACCTCGCCCTGCGCACGCTCATGCGCATGGGAGCGTCTCCGCTGCGCGACCCGGTCGAAGGCGGGTTCTTCCGCTACGCCGTCAACCGCGACTGGAGCGACCCGCACTACGAGCGAATGCTCTACGACAACGCCCAGTTGCTCGACCTCTACACCCAGGCCTGGAAGCTCACCGGCGAGAGCTGGGCAGCCCGCGTCGCCGAGGGCGTTGGCGAGTTTCTGACCGAGGTGATGCAGCTCCAGGAGGGCGGGTTCGCGAGCGCGCAGGATTCCGAAAGCATGGTGGGCGGCGAACGGGTAGAAGGAGGCTACTACGCGCTCGACGAGCACGGCCGTCGGGCCGAAGTTCCGCCCGCCCTCGACGAAAAGGTGCTCACCGGGTGGAACGGCCTAGCGATCGCCGCCCTCGCTCGTGCCGGCTTCGCCTTCGCCCGCACAGAGTTCACCGCGTCGGCCCGCAGCGCCGCAGACTACCTGCTGGCGCGTCACGTGCGCCCCGACGGAACTCTCGTGCGCGCCTCCGTCCCCGGTCGCGGTGTCATCGGTCGAGGCGTGGCCGGCCGCACCTCGACTGCCCAGGCCACGCTGGAGGACTTCGGCATGGGCGCACGGGGCCTCCTCGAGCTGTCGTTGGCAACGGGTGAGGCGAGCTACGCTGTGGCCGCTCGCCGCCTGATAGACGGCACACTAGACACGGCCACTGACACCACTCCGTTCCGCGTGCCGAACGGCGCCGACCCGGTGCTCGCCGCTCAGGGACTCGCCATCGACCTTGACCCTTCCGAGGGCGCATACCCCTCCGGCCTCACGGCGACCGCCGAGGCCTCCCAACTGCTCTACCTGCTCACCGCCGACGACCGCTACCGGGTCGCTGCCGAGGCAGGCATGGCCCTCGTGGCAGCCCTCGCACCTGACCGACCGCTCGCCTATGGAGCCGCCCTCCGGCTGTTGAACGCCCTCGGGTCGCCGGCCGAACAACTCGTGGTCGTGACCGGCCTCCCGGACGCCGAACCGAAAGGCACCGGCCGAGGCCTCATCGACGCGGCACGTCGGCACGCCACCGGGCTCGTGGCAGGCGTCACCGAAGCACAGGCCCGGGCGTTCGCGGATGCTGGATTCGAGCTCTTCGAGGGCCGTATCTCACCGACGACGCCCGCCACGGCGTACCTCTGCCGGGATTTCGTGTGCGCTCTGCCCGTGACGACAGGGTCAGAGCTCGACACTCTTTCTGCCCGCTGA
- the pnuC gene encoding nicotinamide riboside transporter PnuC — MNPIEWLFDAQLHIGTQTILWREIVGNGFGILSAVGGMRRKVWAWPVGIVGNVLLFTVFLGAVFGTPNPVNLLGQAGRQIMFIVVSIFGWVQWQRSKDSAVHVAVVPHWAGNRTRILLALGLVAGTLVLTPIFRALGSFEPVWADAWIFTGSLLATYGMAKGWTEFWLIWVAVDIVGVPLLISAGYYASAVLYLFYGAFTIVGFIVWARVHRRTQTLLGTP, encoded by the coding sequence ATGAATCCGATCGAGTGGTTGTTCGACGCCCAGCTGCACATCGGAACCCAGACCATACTCTGGCGGGAGATCGTGGGCAACGGTTTCGGCATTCTCAGCGCCGTCGGCGGTATGCGCCGCAAGGTGTGGGCGTGGCCGGTCGGCATCGTGGGCAATGTGCTGCTGTTCACGGTGTTCCTCGGCGCGGTGTTCGGTACCCCGAACCCGGTGAACCTGCTCGGCCAGGCGGGGCGCCAGATCATGTTCATCGTGGTGTCGATCTTCGGCTGGGTGCAGTGGCAGCGCAGTAAGGACTCCGCCGTGCACGTGGCGGTGGTTCCGCACTGGGCCGGCAACCGTACGCGCATCCTGTTGGCCCTGGGCCTCGTCGCCGGCACGCTCGTGCTCACACCGATTTTCCGCGCGCTGGGATCCTTCGAGCCGGTCTGGGCGGATGCCTGGATCTTCACGGGTTCGCTTCTCGCCACCTACGGCATGGCCAAGGGCTGGACCGAGTTCTGGTTGATCTGGGTGGCCGTCGACATCGTGGGTGTGCCCCTGCTGATCAGCGCGGGTTACTACGCCTCCGCCGTGCTCTACCTGTTCTACGGCGCGTTCACCATCGTGGGCTTCATCGTGTGGGCGCGCGTGCACCGCCGCACCCAGACGCTGCTCGGCACTCCCTAA
- a CDS encoding type III polyketide synthase codes for MAVTLRAIQTAVPPTVLYQEQVRDVFAAQPGLSRLAQRIVNTSFNVSGIETRHTVIEELTLDASGEAPKFFDPVEQRLLMPGTRARNELYILEATKLFVEAGRRALEACPGVEAADITHVVTVSCTGFYAPGPDYMLVRELGLSPATQRYHLGFMGCYAAMPALRTAKQFVEADPNAVVLVVSAELCSLHLRTSNDPDTIVASSLFSDGAAAGIVSSRPLHPGEKALDLDLFETVITPVGEGDMAWKIGDEGFEMVLSTYVPHIIDEHIEGALAPLMARDPLLAGLLTDDGLGFTATRELEAEGAEVLVGSVATLVAPAMSDAIAHWAIHPGGRSILDKTEAKLGLSETQLRPSRETLRNHGNMSSATILFVMKAILDEPASTDGERVCAMAFGPGLTVESALMTVRLG; via the coding sequence ATGGCCGTCACGCTGAGAGCGATCCAGACCGCAGTTCCGCCCACCGTGCTGTACCAGGAGCAGGTGCGCGACGTGTTCGCCGCCCAGCCCGGGCTCAGCCGCCTGGCCCAGCGCATCGTGAACACGTCGTTCAACGTGTCGGGGATCGAGACTCGACATACCGTGATCGAGGAGCTCACCCTCGACGCCTCCGGCGAAGCCCCGAAATTCTTCGACCCCGTGGAGCAGCGGCTGTTGATGCCGGGCACCCGGGCGCGCAATGAGCTCTACATTCTCGAGGCCACGAAGCTCTTCGTGGAGGCCGGGCGCCGGGCGCTCGAGGCGTGCCCGGGCGTCGAGGCTGCTGACATCACCCATGTTGTCACGGTCTCCTGCACGGGTTTCTACGCGCCAGGGCCCGACTACATGCTCGTGCGCGAGCTGGGGCTGAGCCCCGCCACCCAGCGATACCACCTCGGATTCATGGGCTGCTACGCCGCGATGCCCGCGTTGCGCACAGCGAAGCAGTTCGTGGAGGCCGACCCCAACGCTGTCGTGCTCGTGGTCAGCGCCGAGCTCTGCTCCCTGCACCTGCGCACCTCGAACGATCCCGACACCATCGTGGCCTCGTCGCTGTTCTCCGACGGCGCCGCCGCCGGGATTGTGAGCTCGCGCCCGTTGCATCCCGGTGAGAAGGCCCTCGACCTCGACCTGTTCGAGACCGTGATCACGCCCGTCGGTGAGGGCGACATGGCGTGGAAAATCGGCGACGAAGGCTTCGAGATGGTGCTCAGCACCTACGTGCCGCACATCATCGACGAACACATCGAGGGAGCCCTCGCGCCCCTGATGGCTCGGGATCCGCTGCTTGCGGGGCTGCTCACCGACGACGGCCTCGGATTCACGGCCACCCGGGAGCTCGAGGCAGAGGGAGCCGAGGTGCTCGTCGGCTCGGTTGCCACCCTGGTGGCCCCGGCCATGAGCGACGCGATAGCGCACTGGGCCATCCACCCCGGCGGTCGCAGCATCCTCGACAAGACCGAGGCAAAGCTCGGGCTCAGCGAGACACAGCTGCGTCCCTCGCGCGAGACCCTGCGCAACCACGGCAACATGAGCAGCGCCACGATCCTGTTCGTGATGAAGGCCATCCTCGACGAGCCGGCCAGCACCGACGGCGAGCGGGTCTGCGCCATGGCGTTCGGCCCCGGCCTCACCGTGGAATCCGCGCTCATGACAGTGCGCCTGGGGTGA